The window CCCGAGCCGAGCAGACCACCCAGGCCGACGATCTCGCCCGCGCGGACGGTCAGCGAGACCCCGGCGGGCTCCCGGCGGCCGGGCCGGTGGCGTCGCGGGCGCAGCGCGAAGTCGTCGAGGCGGAGCAGCTCGCCGCCGGTTTCGCCGTGCTTGACCCGGAACAGCGCCTGGACCGGCCGGCCGATCATCGCCTCGGTGACCTGTTCGGCGGTCAGGTCGCGGGCGGTGAACCGGGCGGCGACGCGGCCGTTGCGCAGGACGGTGGCGCGGTCGGCGATCCGGCCGATCTCCTCGAGCCGGTGGGAGATGTAGACGATGCCGGCGCCCGCGTCGCGGAGCTCGTCGATCACCTTCACCATCCGCTCGACCTCGGCGCCGGTGAGCGCGGACGTCGGCTCGTCCATGACCAGCACGCGCGCGTCGAGCGCAAGCGCCTTGGCGATGGCGACGAGCTGCTGCTCACCGGTGCGCAGCTCGCCGACCGCGCGCTTCGGGTCGAGCGCGATCCCGGTGCGGGCCAGCAGTTCCCGCGTCTCGCGGTGCATCTTCTGCCGCGCGATCGTGCCGGCTTTCGTGCGCAGCTCGCGGCCGAGGAAGATGTTGGCGGCGACCGAAAGCCCGGGCACGAGGTCGAGTTCCTGCGGGATCATCGCGATCCCGCGTCCGCGGGCGTCGGCGGGGCTGCCGAAGGCGGCGGGCTCGCCGTCGATCTCGATGACGCCGCGGTCGCCGGTGACGTCGCCGCAGAGGATCCGCACGAGCGTCGACTTCCCGGCACCGTTTTCCCCGAGCAGTGCGTGCACTTCGCCGCGGCGCACGGTGAAATCGACGTGGTCACAGGCGAGCGTGCCGCCGTAGGCCTTGCTGACGCCGGTCATCGCGACCAGCGGAGTACCCGGCTCTTCCATGACACCCCTCGCGTCGGCGGAAGATGGGAGTAATCGATTACTTGACGCTAGGGGTGGCGCGGAGGTGTGTCAAGCGTCACTTCGGGCGGACTCGGGGGCAGTCGAAGAACGCCGTGGGACGACGTACCGGAGTCGAGCCGACGGGACGTCAGCGGGTGGAGCTGCCTCGGACGACGAGCTGCGCGGTCAGCATCGTCGTGGTCGCCGCGCGGGAGCCGCCGTCGGCGATGCGGTCGAGCAGGAGGCGTGCCGCCAGCTGGCCCATCGCGTGCGCGGGCTGGGCGACGACCGTCAGCGCCGGGGAGATCAGCGTCGCCCAGGGTGCGTCGTCGAACGAGACGATGCCGACGTCGCGGCCGGATCGCCGGCCCAGCTCCGCCAGCACCTGCAGCACGCCGACCGACATCGTGCTGCTGGACACGAGGAGCGCGTCCGGCGGGTCGGGCCTGGTCAGCAGCTGTGTCGCCGCTTCACGGCCGCCGGTTTCCCGGAATTCGCAGCGCCGCACCAGTTTCGCCGAGTATTTCCGGCCCGCCTCGCGGAGTCCGTCGCGGTAACCGTCGAGCCGGTCGTCGGCCGTGGTGACGCCGGGCGGGCCCGCGATGCAGCCGATCCGCTGGTACCCCTGCGCGACCAGGTGCCGCACGGCTTCCTGGGCCGCGGCGCGAGAATCGAGGAGCACGGCGTCGCAGTCCGCCGAGGCGAGGCGCCGGTCGACCGTCACGATCGGGGTCCGGTGGGTGGTCAGGGCCCGGACGTCGCTGTCGCCGGTGGTCGGCGACATGATCACGCCCGCGAGCCGTTCCTGCGCCGCGACCTCGAGGTACCGGCGTTCCTTGGCCGTGTTCTCGTCGGAGTTGCACAGCATCACCGAGTACCCGGCGGCCTGCGCCGCGTCCTCGACGCCGCGCGCGATCGCCGTGAAGAACGGGTTTTCGACGTCGGAGATGATCAGCGCCAGCACCGCGGTCTCGCGGCGGCGCAGGCTGCGCGCGAGGCCGTTCGGCGTGTAGCCGAGCTCTTCCACGGCCCTGGCCACGCGCTCGGCCAGCACCGGGTCCACAGTGGACTTGCCGTTGAGCGCCCTCGACACGGTCGCGGTCGAGACGCCGGCCAGCGCCGCCACGTCGGAGATCGTCGCCACCCGCGTCCTCGCCTCGGTCCGGTTCGTTGACAGTGCTTCCGGCACACCATAGCGTGGTGGTAATCGATTTCCCGCAGGGTGAGTCCGTGGAGGGGCGGATGACGGGACTGCTGCTCGGCGTGGACATCGGCACCGCAGGCTCGAAGGGCGTGCTGGTGGACGCCGGCGGCGCGGTGCTCGCCCGGTCCGTCCGCGAGCACGCCGTCTCGACGCCGCGTCCCGGCTGGTTCGAGCACGACGCCGAAGCGGTCTGGTGGGCGGACTTCACCGCGATCGTCGCCGACCTGCTGCGCGCGGCCGAGGGGCGGCCGCTCGCCGGTCTCGGGATCAGCGGCCTCGGGCCGTGCCTCCTGCCGGCGTCCGAGGCGGGCGAGCCGTTGCGGCCGGCCATCCTCTACGGCGTCGACACCCGGGCGGGCGCGGAGATCGCGGCACTCAACGACGAACTCGGCGCGGACGAGATCCTGGCGCGCGGCGGCTCACCGCTGACGAGCCAGGCGGTCGGGCCGAAGGTGCGCTGGCTGGCCCGGCACGAGCCGGACGTCTACGCGCGCACGAAGAAGCTGCTGATGGCGAGCTCGTTCCTGGTGCACCGGCTGACCGGCCGGTACGTCCTGGACCACCACTCGGCGAGCCAGTGCACGCCGATGTACGACCTCGCGGCCGCCGGCTGGGCCGAGGACTGGGCTTCCCGCGTCGCGCCGGGGCTGCCGTTGCCGGAGCTGCTGTGGCCGACGGAGGTCGCGGGCGAGGTCACGGCGGCGGCGGCCGCGCTGACGGGGTTGCCCGCGGGACTGCCGGTGACGGCGGGGACGGTCGACGCCTGGGCCGAGGCGGCGAGCGTCGGCGTCCGCGAGCCGGGTGACGTGATGGTCATGTACGGCACGACGATGTTCCTCGTCCAGGTGCTGGGGGAACCGCGTCCGCATCCCGGTCTGTGGGGCACGCGCGGCGTCGATCCGGGCAATTTCACGCTGGCGGCGGGCATGGCGACGTCCGGCGCGGTGACCGGCTGGCTGCGGAAGCTGGTCGGGGGGTCGTACGCGGAGCTGGTCGAAGAAGCGGCTTCGGTTCCGCCGGGCAGCCGCGGTTTGCTGCTGCTGCCGTACTTCGCGGGCGAACGGACCCCACTGTTCGACCCGGACGCGCGGGGCGTGCTGGCCGGGCTGACCACGACGCACGGCCGGGCCGAGCTCTACCGCGCGACGCTGGAGGGGATCGCGTACGGCGTGCGGCACAACCTGGAGGCGATGGCGTCCGCGGGTGGCGCGGCGGGCCGGCTGGTCGCGGTCGGCGGCGGGACGAAGGGTGGGTTGTGGACGCGGATCGTCTCGGACGTCACCGGGCTGCCGCAGCAGATTCCGGCGGAGACGATCGGGGCGTGCTTGGGTGACGCACTGCTCGCGGCGGAGGCGGTGGGGCTGGACCCGCCACGCGGCAGCCCGATCGCCGCGACGGTGCCGCCGGACCCGGCCAATCGAGCGCGGTACGAGGAGTTCTATCGGCACTACCGGTCGCTGTACGAGGCGACGGCGGAGACGGCCCACTTCCTGGCCGGCCAACAGCGAGCGGCGACGCCCTGACCTGCGTCGTGAGTGAGAAACAGGGTTAGAACACTGTTTCTCACTCACGACCCTTGCGGCCGGGGTCAGCCTCAGCGGGACCGACTTTGGCCGCTGGATCGTGCGCTGAGCCGCGCTCAGATCGCCGGCCTGCTCGGCGATCCGCGCTCGGGTCACTCGGCTGACCGGCGGCTTCGCCACCGGCGTCCCGCGACCATCTCGCGGTAGTGCTCCAGCGCCGCCACGGACTGCGTGACCTGCTCGAAGCTCGGCAGCGCGTGCACGTTGGCCACCAGCGTCATGTCCTTGCGCGGGATCTCCACGAAGCACACCTCGACGCCGGACTCGGCGGCGTGCGCGGCCACCTGCTCGCGCCAGGTGGCGAGCTCGTGCTCGTCGCCGAGCCATTCGTGCAGGTAGACGCACCACTTGCCGCGCAGCAGCTCGCCCGCGATGGCCTCTTGCGCGACCACGTACGGCTCGGTCACGCGGTCGTCCACGACCGCTCCCGGATACCCCAAGGCACTGCTTCCCTCCTGCTCCCCGGTGGTGACCCGACCACCGGAAAGCGCTATCTCGGCGGCCGCCTCCCCGCGGCAGCCGAGCAGCGCGAACCCCGACGACCAATGCCGGCCCACGGGGACGGCGTCAACATACCGGCGGATTTGTTCCACAGCAACCATTTCCCCGCCTGTCCGGGTTCGCGACGGCGAGCGTGCACCGCTCGCGTGCGGATGCACGTGCCGATCATCGGGTGCGCATTTGAATATTCATCGAAATGGGAGGGAATTCGCGCGCGAGAAATCAGTGGAACATCTTCACCCGCGATGTGCACTGTGGACGCTCAGCCGGTGACCGCGCGGGCGCGCAGCGTGAGACCGACGGAAGTCGCGAGTCCGGCTTCTGGACCGGTTCGGCGGGTGACAGTGCGCGAAACGTGCGCTATACAGAGTCTGTTGTGCGTATTAATGCGCG of the Amycolatopsis sp. NBC_01488 genome contains:
- a CDS encoding sugar ABC transporter ATP-binding protein, translating into MEEPGTPLVAMTGVSKAYGGTLACDHVDFTVRRGEVHALLGENGAGKSTLVRILCGDVTGDRGVIEIDGEPAAFGSPADARGRGIAMIPQELDLVPGLSVAANIFLGRELRTKAGTIARQKMHRETRELLARTGIALDPKRAVGELRTGEQQLVAIAKALALDARVLVMDEPTSALTGAEVERMVKVIDELRDAGAGIVYISHRLEEIGRIADRATVLRNGRVAARFTARDLTAEQVTEAMIGRPVQALFRVKHGETGGELLRLDDFALRPRRHRPGRREPAGVSLTVRAGEIVGLGGLLGSGRTELLETLFGAGTRGRWYGRMSLHGREIRPRSPRHAVKLGLALVPEDRRVAGLALPHSVRANTALSVVDRLATAGFLTRRRENDVVAKVLTELKVKGGLADLVGTLSGGNQQKVVLGRALLTEPKLLLLDEPTRGVDVGAKAEIYQLLAAAAARGIGVLLASSEPAELVGLCDRVVVLHDGRSSRELDTHDAGEAELLAAAMGETR
- a CDS encoding LacI family DNA-binding transcriptional regulator yields the protein MATISDVAALAGVSTATVSRALNGKSTVDPVLAERVARAVEELGYTPNGLARSLRRRETAVLALIISDVENPFFTAIARGVEDAAQAAGYSVMLCNSDENTAKERRYLEVAAQERLAGVIMSPTTGDSDVRALTTHRTPIVTVDRRLASADCDAVLLDSRAAAQEAVRHLVAQGYQRIGCIAGPPGVTTADDRLDGYRDGLREAGRKYSAKLVRRCEFRETGGREAATQLLTRPDPPDALLVSSSTMSVGVLQVLAELGRRSGRDVGIVSFDDAPWATLISPALTVVAQPAHAMGQLAARLLLDRIADGGSRAATTTMLTAQLVVRGSSTR
- a CDS encoding FGGY-family carbohydrate kinase; translated protein: MTGLLLGVDIGTAGSKGVLVDAGGAVLARSVREHAVSTPRPGWFEHDAEAVWWADFTAIVADLLRAAEGRPLAGLGISGLGPCLLPASEAGEPLRPAILYGVDTRAGAEIAALNDELGADEILARGGSPLTSQAVGPKVRWLARHEPDVYARTKKLLMASSFLVHRLTGRYVLDHHSASQCTPMYDLAAAGWAEDWASRVAPGLPLPELLWPTEVAGEVTAAAAALTGLPAGLPVTAGTVDAWAEAASVGVREPGDVMVMYGTTMFLVQVLGEPRPHPGLWGTRGVDPGNFTLAAGMATSGAVTGWLRKLVGGSYAELVEEAASVPPGSRGLLLLPYFAGERTPLFDPDARGVLAGLTTTHGRAELYRATLEGIAYGVRHNLEAMASAGGAAGRLVAVGGGTKGGLWTRIVSDVTGLPQQIPAETIGACLGDALLAAEAVGLDPPRGSPIAATVPPDPANRARYEEFYRHYRSLYEATAETAHFLAGQQRAATP